One part of the Ziziphus jujuba cultivar Dongzao chromosome 2, ASM3175591v1 genome encodes these proteins:
- the LOC107418020 gene encoding uncharacterized protein LOC107418020, which yields MSNPEEQTLAEEHEEGEEEEDEEEEEEEQRASENDNNNDLSQEWETMARAWLCSFPEAKAVSMAEVEAWLDSNLDSLPEGIQSMPRSELCQRFIAIQNCMRLPNQEKEANQVDLPIPHARFQRTDQWRPVYSWLESLDKDEVVKSKDISDWLNENPNVQEQLCSRHSRYHLMHYIKKCHMKILKRREKKKGLHQTDKPAALKVHKDVAMKRPALLPCNSLSNLPKDSEVYLAKRKEAYQKYEILVELEKLLSPSFQSYKM from the exons ATGTCGAACCCAGAAGAACAAACCCTAGCAGAGGAACATGAGGAaggtgaagaggaagaagatgaagaagaggaagaagaggaacagAGAGCCTCCGAAAACGACAACAACAATGACCTATCGCAGGAATGGGAAACCATGGCTCGAGCTTGGCTCTGCTCATTCCCCGAAGCGAAAGCCGTGTCCATGGCCGAAGTCGAAGCTTGGCTCGACTCCAACCTTGATTCTTTACCCGAAGGCATTCAGTCAATGCCTCGCTCTGAACTCTGTCAGAGGTTCATTGCCATTCAGAATTGCATGAGGCTCCCCAACCAG GAGAAAGAAGCAAACCAAGTTGATCTTCCGATTCCACATGCTCGATTTCAACGCACGGATCAGTGGAGACCAGTTTATTCCTGGTTAGAGTCTTTGGATAAAGATGAGGTGGTTAAGTCTAAAGATATTTCTGATTGGCTAAACGAGAACCCGAATGTCCAAGAACAGTTGTGCTCTAGACATTCTCGTTATCATCTGATGCACTACATCAAAAAGTGCCATATGAAGATATTGAagaggagagaaaaaaagaag GGTTTGCACCAGACTGACAAACCAGCTGCTCTAAAGGTTCACAAAGATGTGGCAATGAAGCGACCAGCCTTGCTCCCAT GCAATTCTCTAAgcaatctacccaaggatagtgAAGTATATTTGGCAAAACGAAAGGAAGCATATCAGAAGTATGAGAT TTTGGTGGAGTTGGAGAAGCTGCTTTCCCCATCCTTTCAAAGCTACAAGATGTGA
- the LOC107418007 gene encoding probable inactive purple acid phosphatase 27 isoform X2, which yields METLSFHSLKVAVLLLLSWFLHLAAAAYTKHIGEAAIGDGIQPLSKIAIHRALYELHDNASVSAKPLLLGTKGADSEWVTVQVQFSKPSEDDWLGVFSPANFNSFTCPPNDERQQTPNICSAPIKYKFANDSNPEYVKKGKASLKFLLINQREDFSFALFSGGLSNPKLVAVSNVIKFANPKAPLYPRLAQGKSWNEMTVTWTSGYNINEALPLVEWGLKGQIQTQTQTQTQTPAQTMTFHRNSMCGPPARTVGWRDPGFIHTSFLKDLWPSSLYSYKLGHRLLNGSFIWSKSYYFKASPSPGQESLQRVIIFGDMGKAERDGSNEYSNYQPGSLNTTDQLVKDLDNIDMVFHIGDITYANGYISQWDQFTSQVEPIASTVPYMIARYSTDFGMFHFCIADSEHDWREGSEQYKFLEKCLASADRKNQPWLIFAAHRVLGYSSTYWQDGSFGEPMGRESLQKLWQKYKVDIAFFGHIHNYERICPIYQNQCVNTEKTHYSGTVNGTIHVVVGGGGSHLSDFGPIQTSWSIYRDSDYGFVKLTAFNQSSLLFEYKKSSDGKVYDSFTISRDYKDVLACVHDGCEPTTLAT from the exons ATGGAGACTTTGAGCTTCCATTCATTGAAAGTTGcagttttattattgttgtcatgGTTTCTACATTTAGCAGCAGCAGCTTACACTAAGCATATTGGTGAAGCTGCAATAGGTGATGGTATTCAGCCGCTCTCCAAGATTGCTATCCACAGGGCTCTCTACGAGCTTCACGACAACGCCTCCGTCTCAGCAAAGCCTCTCCTTCTTGGCACCAAG GGTGCAGATTCTGAATGGGTAACAGTACAAGTTCAATTCTCTAAGCCTTCTGAAGATGATTGGCTAGGAGTTTTTTCTCCTGCAAATttcaa CTCATTCACCTGTCCACCAAATGATGAACGACAACAAACTCCAAATATCTGCTCAGCTCCAATTAAG TACAAGTTTGCCAATGATTCCAATCCTGAATATGTAAAGAAAGGCAAAGCATCTTTGAAGTTTTTGCTGATCAATCAACGCGAAGATTTTTCATTTGCGCTATTCTCAGGCGGGTTGTCAAAT CCAAAACTGGTGGCAGTTTCCAATGTTATAAAGTTTGCGAATCCAAAAGCACCACTTTATCCACGTCTTGCTCAAGGGAAGTCTTGGAATGAA ATGACAGTAACTTGGACAAGCGGCTATAACATTAATGAAGCTTTACCTCTAGTTGAGTGGGGTCTCAAAGgacaaattcaaactcaaactcaAACTCAAACTCAAACTCCAGCACAAACAATGACTTTTCATCGAAACAGCATGTGTG GTCCACCAGCAAGGACAGTTGGTTGGCGCGATCCTGGTTTCATTCATACAAGTTTCTTGAAAGATTTGTGGCCAAGTTCTTT gtACTCTTACAAGCTTGGTCATAGACTACTTAATGGTAGCTTTATCTGGAGCAAGTCCTATTATTTCAAAGCATCACCATCTCCAGGGCAGGAATCATTGCAGCGTGTCATTATATTCGGAGACATGGGAAAG GCAGAACGTGATGGTTCAAATGAGTACAGCAACTATCAACCAGGCTCCCTCAATACCACAGATCAACTTGTCAAGGATTTGGATAACATTGACATGGTTTTTCACATTGGTGATATCACATATGCAAATGGATACATCTCACAGTGGGACCAATTCACATCGCAGGTGGAGCCTATTGCATCAACTGTGCCATATATGATTGCAAG GTATTCAACAGATTTTGGGATGTTCCATTTCTGTATAGCAGACAGTGAACATGATTGGAGAGAGGGTTCTGAGCAATACAAGTTCCTTGAGAAGTGCCTTGCATCAGCAGACAGGAAGAATCAGCCATGGCTGATCTTTGCTGCCCATCGTGTTCTTGGCTATTCCTCCACATATTGGCAGGATGGCTCATTTGGAGAGCCAATGGGAAGGGAAAGCTTGCAAAAGCTATGGCAGAAATACAAGGTGGACATTGCATTCTTTGGCCATATTCATAACTATGAGAGGATTTGCCCCATTTACCAG AACCAATGTGTAAACACGGAGAAAACTCACTATTCAGGCACAGTGAATGGAACAATCCATGTTGTTGTTGGAGGTGGAGGAAGCCATTTATCAGATTTTGGACCAATTCAGACAAGTTGGAGTATTTACAGAGATTCTGATTATGGTTTTGTGAAACTAACTGCATTCAATCAGTCATCTCTTCTGTTTGAATACAAGAAGAGCAGTGATGGAAAAGTATATGATTCGTTCACCATCTCAAGGGACTACAAGGATGTCTTGGCCTGTGTCCATGACGGTTGTGAACCTACCACTTTAGCTACATGA
- the LOC107418007 gene encoding probable inactive purple acid phosphatase 27 isoform X1, translating into METLSFHSLKVAVLLLLSWFLHLAAAAYTKHIGEAAIGDGIQPLSKIAIHRALYELHDNASVSAKPLLLGTKGADSEWVTVQVQFSKPSEDDWLGVFSPANFNSFTCPPNDERQQTPNICSAPIKYKFANDSNPEYVKKGKASLKFLLINQREDFSFALFSGGLSNPKLVAVSNVIKFANPKAPLYPRLAQGKSWNEMTVTWTSGYNINEALPLVEWGLKGQIQTQTQTQTQTPAQTMTFHRNSMCGPPARTVGWRDPGFIHTSFLKDLWPSSLYSYKLGHRLLNGSFIWSKSYYFKASPSPGQESLQRVIIFGDMGKAERDGSNEYSNYQPGSLNTTDQLVKDLDNIDMVFHIGDITYANGYISQWDQFTSQVEPIASTVPYMIASGNHERDVPGTGSFYDNNDSGGECGVLAETMFYVPAENRAKFWYSTDFGMFHFCIADSEHDWREGSEQYKFLEKCLASADRKNQPWLIFAAHRVLGYSSTYWQDGSFGEPMGRESLQKLWQKYKVDIAFFGHIHNYERICPIYQNQCVNTEKTHYSGTVNGTIHVVVGGGGSHLSDFGPIQTSWSIYRDSDYGFVKLTAFNQSSLLFEYKKSSDGKVYDSFTISRDYKDVLACVHDGCEPTTLAT; encoded by the exons ATGGAGACTTTGAGCTTCCATTCATTGAAAGTTGcagttttattattgttgtcatgGTTTCTACATTTAGCAGCAGCAGCTTACACTAAGCATATTGGTGAAGCTGCAATAGGTGATGGTATTCAGCCGCTCTCCAAGATTGCTATCCACAGGGCTCTCTACGAGCTTCACGACAACGCCTCCGTCTCAGCAAAGCCTCTCCTTCTTGGCACCAAG GGTGCAGATTCTGAATGGGTAACAGTACAAGTTCAATTCTCTAAGCCTTCTGAAGATGATTGGCTAGGAGTTTTTTCTCCTGCAAATttcaa CTCATTCACCTGTCCACCAAATGATGAACGACAACAAACTCCAAATATCTGCTCAGCTCCAATTAAG TACAAGTTTGCCAATGATTCCAATCCTGAATATGTAAAGAAAGGCAAAGCATCTTTGAAGTTTTTGCTGATCAATCAACGCGAAGATTTTTCATTTGCGCTATTCTCAGGCGGGTTGTCAAAT CCAAAACTGGTGGCAGTTTCCAATGTTATAAAGTTTGCGAATCCAAAAGCACCACTTTATCCACGTCTTGCTCAAGGGAAGTCTTGGAATGAA ATGACAGTAACTTGGACAAGCGGCTATAACATTAATGAAGCTTTACCTCTAGTTGAGTGGGGTCTCAAAGgacaaattcaaactcaaactcaAACTCAAACTCAAACTCCAGCACAAACAATGACTTTTCATCGAAACAGCATGTGTG GTCCACCAGCAAGGACAGTTGGTTGGCGCGATCCTGGTTTCATTCATACAAGTTTCTTGAAAGATTTGTGGCCAAGTTCTTT gtACTCTTACAAGCTTGGTCATAGACTACTTAATGGTAGCTTTATCTGGAGCAAGTCCTATTATTTCAAAGCATCACCATCTCCAGGGCAGGAATCATTGCAGCGTGTCATTATATTCGGAGACATGGGAAAG GCAGAACGTGATGGTTCAAATGAGTACAGCAACTATCAACCAGGCTCCCTCAATACCACAGATCAACTTGTCAAGGATTTGGATAACATTGACATGGTTTTTCACATTGGTGATATCACATATGCAAATGGATACATCTCACAGTGGGACCAATTCACATCGCAGGTGGAGCCTATTGCATCAACTGTGCCATATATGATTGCAAG TGGAAATCATGAAAGAGATGTGCCGGGGACAGGTTCCTTTTATGATAATAATGATTCTGGTGGTGAATGTGGTGTTCTTGCTGAAACCATGTTCTATGTTCCTGCTGAGAACAGAGCTAAATTCTG GTATTCAACAGATTTTGGGATGTTCCATTTCTGTATAGCAGACAGTGAACATGATTGGAGAGAGGGTTCTGAGCAATACAAGTTCCTTGAGAAGTGCCTTGCATCAGCAGACAGGAAGAATCAGCCATGGCTGATCTTTGCTGCCCATCGTGTTCTTGGCTATTCCTCCACATATTGGCAGGATGGCTCATTTGGAGAGCCAATGGGAAGGGAAAGCTTGCAAAAGCTATGGCAGAAATACAAGGTGGACATTGCATTCTTTGGCCATATTCATAACTATGAGAGGATTTGCCCCATTTACCAG AACCAATGTGTAAACACGGAGAAAACTCACTATTCAGGCACAGTGAATGGAACAATCCATGTTGTTGTTGGAGGTGGAGGAAGCCATTTATCAGATTTTGGACCAATTCAGACAAGTTGGAGTATTTACAGAGATTCTGATTATGGTTTTGTGAAACTAACTGCATTCAATCAGTCATCTCTTCTGTTTGAATACAAGAAGAGCAGTGATGGAAAAGTATATGATTCGTTCACCATCTCAAGGGACTACAAGGATGTCTTGGCCTGTGTCCATGACGGTTGTGAACCTACCACTTTAGCTACATGA